In the genome of Ensifer sp. WSM1721, the window ACCGTGCGGTATGCCGAAGCGTTGCAGCGGCTTTAGTGCATTTGATTTGAGATGCACGGGGCTGCGGCGGGAACGAGGACAGCGCGATGAACGATGCGGCGTCGGGCGGCGCGGACATCATGAGGACGGTTCTGGAGGCGAGCAGCGATGCGCTCGGCCTGGCGCTTCTCGTTTGCGGCCGGGACGACACGATCCTTTTTGCGAGCGCCTCGGTGCTGCAGTTCTTCCCTGTTGCCGCGCACATGCTGGTGCCGGGCACGCGGCTGCGCGATTTCCTCGGCGCGGTCTATGATACCGGCGTGCGCCCGGGAACCTTACCGGAGGCGAGTCGGCGCCGGCCAAACCGCGAAGGCTGGATCGCCGAGCACATGACGCTTCATTGGCGCGAACGCTACGAAAGTGTCGAGCGGGCCGGACGGTCGCGCTGGATCTGCCTGCGCAAGCGCCGCCTGTCGAGCGGCATCGGCATTCTTGCCGTCAGCGACATCTCCGAGCAGAAGAAGCGCGACGAACAGCTCCAGACCGATCTCGAACGCGTCGCGCTTACCGAAGACATTCTCGACGCCCAGCCCAATCCGGTCTGCGTCAAGGACCGCAATCTCAACTACATCGCCGTCAACAAGGCCTTTTGCGCCATTCATGATCTCACGCAGGACGCAATCCTCGGGCGCTCCGCCTGGGATCTTGTGGAGGCGGAACTCGCGGAGCGGTTCGAACACTCGGATCGCTACGTCCTGGAGACCGGCAGAACCCACTCGGAGGCCGAGCATATCGTCCGTTCGGACGGCAGCGACCTCTGGGCCGTCACACGCAAATATCGCATCGGCTCGCCCGGTCGCCATTTTGTCGTGACATGCATGAACGACGTGACCGACATCGCCGTATGGTACCATGGCACGGAAGGCGGCGGCGATGCCGGGCTGCAGGTCCGCGACTACAGCATCTTTACGCCGGCCCAGAATTTCTACGATCCCTTCCGGGCCTTGAACGTGCAGCAGCTCGTCGAAGCCGGATCGATGATCGAGACGCTGCCGGCGCGCGGCCTGCGCGTGCTTCTGGCGACGGCGGATCGGCATTTGGAGGAGCGCTTTGTACCCCGCCTGCGCGGCTCCGGCCTCGATGCCTGTGCGGTCCGGAGCGTCAGGGAGCTCGAAGCCTTCGTAGAAGCCGCCGAAAGCCGTGGCTTGAAGCTCGACATTCTTCTGATCGACACTGCGCTTGCGGAAGGGGACCGTGCCATCGCCTCATGGTGCGCCAGTCCGTTCCTTCAGGTTTCCGGCGATATGGACGTAACGGCGCTGCTCGCCGAGACCTTCCGCATCTGTGCCGAGCCCCGGCCGTCACGATTGCCGCTGCCGCAGCCGGACTGGGGCATTGCCCTTGAAGGCGATGTCGCGCCCGTGCAGCATGCTCCGGCGGTGGAGGTGCTGGTCGCCGAGGACAACCAGATCAACCAGTTCGTCTTCGCACAGATTCTCGAGGGGCTCGACGTCTCACATCGGATCGCCGCCGATGGCAAGGAAGCGGTGCAACTTTGGCACGAGCTTCGGCCTGCCCTGGTCCTGATGGATGTATCCATGCCGGTCATGAATGGCTTCGAGGCGGCCGCAGCCATCCGCGAGGCCGAAAAGCGCGTCGGAGGCCGTACGCCGATCGTGGCGGTGACCGCACAAGCGCTCGACATCGATCTGGAGCAATGCAGGGCGTCCGGCATGGACGACTACATCATGAAGCCGGTCAGCCCGGATATGATCGAGGCGGTGCTCCGCAAATACATGCAGCCTGCAGACATGCGTGCGGCGGGCTGACCTCGAGTTTTGCCCGTTCGCGCCCATCGGCACTGTCGACGGTAGATTTCGCAGTGAGGTGATATGGGATTGTTAACCATCGGTCGTCATCGTCCACCGTATGGTTGTCTCGATCGACGCTGTCGCAAGTAGTCCCTTAACGGCGCACCGCCCGTGAGCCCGGTTGCCGCAAAGTGCAGAACATCGAAGGAATGAGCCCGTCCCACCCCGCCGTCGAGCACCTTTTATCCCGCCGGCCGGGCACCGGTTCCGGCCTGACTGTGCGGCGGCGTGAGCGGCTCCCTGCAGAGCTGGCCGGTCCTGTTGGGAATTCGCCGCGATGACCTGCAACTTGCCAACGGCTCGCCGCCTGAGCTCGGACGAGCCGCATGCGGTAGCGCTCGTCGATCCGCTGACGGGTCTCGGCAATGCGCGTTACCTGCGCCAAAGCGTCTGCGCCCTGGCGGACGAACGGGCAAGTGATCCCGCGCCTTTCACCATCGGCCTTGCCAATCTCGATGGCTTCAAGCCGATCAACGACCTTTTCGGGCCGGAAGCGGGTGATCGCATCCTGCGCCAGGTGGCGCATCGGCTGAAGTCCTGTGTTCCGGAAAGCGCAACGGTGACGCGCACGACGGACGACGAATTCGCGATCGTTCTGCCGTTGACGTTTGAACGAAAGGGCGCCGAGAAGCTCGGCCAGATGCTGAAGGAGGCGCTTTCCGCCCCCTTCGCGCTCGGTGATCGCAACGTCCGACTCTCCGCATCCTTTGGTTTCGCGGTCTATCCCTTCGCCGGGGGCACCTTCGAGGATCTGCTGAAGAGCGCCGACACGGCGCTCTATCGCTCGAAACGCCGCGGCCGCGGCCAGATCACCGTCTATTCCCAGGAAATCGCCCAGGAGATGAAGCGCGCCACCGCGCTTGAGCAGGCGTTGCGCAACGCGATCATCGCCGATGAGGTCGACATGCATTTCCAGCCGATCGTCGACCTGCGCACGGATACCGTGGTCGGCTTCGAGGCGCTGGCGAGATGGTGCGACGCGGATCTCGGCTATGTCTCGCCCTCGGTATTCGTTCCGCTCGCCGAGGAGCGCGGCTTCATCGACGCGCTGGCCGACGCGCTTCTGCGCAAGGCAGCCCAGGCAGCCCTGTCGTGGCCGAAGGAACTTTTCCTTTCTTTCAATCTGTCATCCGCCCAGTTGACGGATCCGGCAACAAGCGCTCGGCTGCTGGCGATCATCGGCCAGGTCGGCCTCGATCCTCGCCGCCTCGAACTCGAAATCACCGAAACCGCCGTGATGGCCGACGCGAACGTCGCTCAGAGGATCGTCTCCGAATTGAGGACGGCGGGTGTGCGCGTGTCGCTCGACGATTTCGGAACGGGGCAATCCAGCCTCGGGCGATTAAGGGACTTCACCTTCGACAAGGTGAAGATCGACCGCGCCTTCGTATCCCGGATTTCGGCCGACCGTGCCTCCGAGCACATCGTCAGGGCCATCGTCTCGATGTGCGAGGGGCTGGAGCTAGAGGTCGTTGCCGAGGGCATCGAGCACTCTTCCGAGGCCGCGAAACTGAAGGCGCTCGGCTGCGGCATGGGGCAGGGCTATTTCTACGGCAAGCCTGCGGACGCTCTCGCCACGATGCGTTATCTGTCGCACCGTTATAGCGATCTTTAGTCTTGGCCTTCGACCTGCGAACGGTCGCGCAAGCCCTCTTCGAGGAGCCAGTCGCGAACCCGCCGCGCCTGCGTGTTGAGCTCGCGCGACCGGGGCCACACGACATAGAATGCCTGGCCGGTCTTCAGCACATGTCCTCCCACCGGCACCAGGGCGCCGGACTGCACCTGGCGTTCGATCAGATGTTCCCAGCCGAGCGCGATCCCTTCGCCGGCAAGCACGGCCTGAATCACCAGGACATAGTCGTTGATGGCGAGCCGCTTGCCTTGCGCGGGATAGGCGATGCCGGCGCTTGCGAACCATTCCGTCCAGTCGCAGGCGCGCCGCACCGGCTCCTCCAGATGGATGAGACTGTGCTTGAGCAGCTCCGCCGGTGTCCTGGGCAGGCCATGCGCCTCGATATAGGCCGGCGTCGCCACCGCCTTGACCACTTCTTCGGCTAGCAGTGCCGCGTGATAGCGCGGCCATTGGCCAGGGTCGCCACCACGAACGCCCAAGGGGATCGGTTCCTCGTCGAGATCGAGGTCGCGTACGCTCGTCTGGATGCGGAGGTCGATTTCCGGCAGGTCCTCGCGTAGTCGGTTGAGGCGCGGCAGCATCCACATGGAGGCAAACGCCGTCGACGCCGCGAGCGTCACGTTCGTCTCGCGGCCCTTGGCGCGGATGTCCTCCGCCGATTTCTGGATGCGTGCGAGGCCGACGGAGACATTGGCGTGGAACTTCTCCCCGGCTTCCGTCAATTCGACCGCCCGGTGCACGCGGTGAAAGAGCGGAACGCCGAGCTGGTCTTCAAGCCCGCGTATGGCGTAGGAGACCGCTGCCTGAGTCATGCCGAGCTCATTGGCGGCGCGCGTGAAATTCTGATGGCGGCCAGCCGCCTCGAAAACGATGAGGCTTGCGGCCGAGGGAAGAAGGCGGCGCAGGTTGTCCATAAGGTCCACTTATATCATGCGTCAAATTTTTCCTGCGTTACAACGGCCTCTCTCGTCAATACCATCATTGCAAATGATGGGAGGTGACGATGGGAACGGTGTCAGAAGCCGGAGAAGTGCCAAGACGGACCCGCGGCGCGCGAGCGCAGCGGCGCGAGGGCGGCAGGGTTCCCGGCGTTCCCTATATTGTTCGCAACATACCGACCTACGACATTCTCGGCGAGGAGAGCCTGGAGCGCATCGAACGGACGGCGGATCGTATTCTCGCGGAAGTCGGCATCGAGTTCCGCGACGATCCGGCGGCGCTCGGGCACTGGAAAAGGGCCGGCGCGAAGGTCGGTGGCGTCCGCGTCACTTTCGAGCCGGGCATGTTGAAGGAGATCGTCCGTTCCGCACCGCGGCAATTCACGCAGCACGCCCGAAACCCCGTCCGCAGCGTCGAGATCGGCGGCCGCAACGTCGTCTTCTCGCCGGCCTATGGCTCTCCCTTCGTCACGGATCTGGACAGAGGGCGGCGCTATGGAACGATCGAGGACTTCCGCAATCTGGTGAAGCTCGCCCAATCGAGCCCATGGCTGCACCATTCCGGCGGGACGATCTGCGAACCGGTCGACGTTCCGGTCAACAAGCGTCACCTCGATATGGTCTATAGCCACATCAAATATTCCGACCGCGCCTTCATGGGCTCGATCACGGCGGAGGAGCGCGCCGAGGATTCGATCGAAATGGCCCGCATTCTCTTCGGCGCCGACTTCGTCGACCGGAACTGCGTCATTCTCGGCAATGTCAACGTCAATTCGCCGCTCGTCTGGGACGGGACCATGACGAAATCGCTGCGCGCCTATGCGCGTGCCAACCAGGCGGCGGTCATCGTGCCTTTCATTCTCGGCGGCGCCATGGGCCCCGTCACCAATGCCGGCGCCATCGCGCAATCCTATGCGGAAACGCTTGCCGGTTGTGCGCTGACGCAGCTCGAACGCAAGGGCGCGCCGGTGATCTTCGGCAATTTCCTGTCGTCCATGTCGCTCCGCTCCGGCTCGCCGACCTTCGGCACGCCCGAACCGGCAATCGGCAGCATGGTCGTAGGCCAGCTCGCTCGCCGGCTCGGCCTTCCCTTGCGCTGCGCCGGCAATTTCTCCAATTCGAAACGGCCGGACGCCCAGGCGATGCAGGAGGGCGTCATGTCAATGCTCTCAGCCGTGCACTGCGGCGCCAATTTCATCCTGCATTCGGCGGGCTTCGTCGATGGGCTGCTCGCCATGTCCTACGAGAAATTCGTGATGGATACCGATTTCTGCGGCGCGCTCCACTCCTATCTCGCCGGCGTCGTGGTCGACGACAACACGCTCGCCATGGACGCCTTTCTGGAGGTCGGGCCTGGCAATCATTTTCTCGGCTGCGAGCACACGATGCGCAACTATCAGACCGCCTTTTGGGACAGTGCGCTTTCCGACAACGAACCCTTCGAGAAATGGGTCGAGCAGGGGGAGACGGACATGGCGCTGCGTGCCAACCGATATTGGAAGAAGGCGCTC includes:
- a CDS encoding bifunctional diguanylate cyclase/phosphodiesterase; amino-acid sequence: MTCNLPTARRLSSDEPHAVALVDPLTGLGNARYLRQSVCALADERASDPAPFTIGLANLDGFKPINDLFGPEAGDRILRQVAHRLKSCVPESATVTRTTDDEFAIVLPLTFERKGAEKLGQMLKEALSAPFALGDRNVRLSASFGFAVYPFAGGTFEDLLKSADTALYRSKRRGRGQITVYSQEIAQEMKRATALEQALRNAIIADEVDMHFQPIVDLRTDTVVGFEALARWCDADLGYVSPSVFVPLAEERGFIDALADALLRKAAQAALSWPKELFLSFNLSSAQLTDPATSARLLAIIGQVGLDPRRLELEITETAVMADANVAQRIVSELRTAGVRVSLDDFGTGQSSLGRLRDFTFDKVKIDRAFVSRISADRASEHIVRAIVSMCEGLELEVVAEGIEHSSEAAKLKALGCGMGQGYFYGKPADALATMRYLSHRYSDL
- a CDS encoding LysR substrate-binding domain-containing protein, which translates into the protein MDNLRRLLPSAASLIVFEAAGRHQNFTRAANELGMTQAAVSYAIRGLEDQLGVPLFHRVHRAVELTEAGEKFHANVSVGLARIQKSAEDIRAKGRETNVTLAASTAFASMWMLPRLNRLREDLPEIDLRIQTSVRDLDLDEEPIPLGVRGGDPGQWPRYHAALLAEEVVKAVATPAYIEAHGLPRTPAELLKHSLIHLEEPVRRACDWTEWFASAGIAYPAQGKRLAINDYVLVIQAVLAGEGIALGWEHLIERQVQSGALVPVGGHVLKTGQAFYVVWPRSRELNTQARRVRDWLLEEGLRDRSQVEGQD
- a CDS encoding response regulator, with protein sequence MNDAASGGADIMRTVLEASSDALGLALLVCGRDDTILFASASVLQFFPVAAHMLVPGTRLRDFLGAVYDTGVRPGTLPEASRRRPNREGWIAEHMTLHWRERYESVERAGRSRWICLRKRRLSSGIGILAVSDISEQKKRDEQLQTDLERVALTEDILDAQPNPVCVKDRNLNYIAVNKAFCAIHDLTQDAILGRSAWDLVEAELAERFEHSDRYVLETGRTHSEAEHIVRSDGSDLWAVTRKYRIGSPGRHFVVTCMNDVTDIAVWYHGTEGGGDAGLQVRDYSIFTPAQNFYDPFRALNVQQLVEAGSMIETLPARGLRVLLATADRHLEERFVPRLRGSGLDACAVRSVRELEAFVEAAESRGLKLDILLIDTALAEGDRAIASWCASPFLQVSGDMDVTALLAETFRICAEPRPSRLPLPQPDWGIALEGDVAPVQHAPAVEVLVAEDNQINQFVFAQILEGLDVSHRIAADGKEAVQLWHELRPALVLMDVSMPVMNGFEAAAAIREAEKRVGGRTPIVAVTAQALDIDLEQCRASGMDDYIMKPVSPDMIEAVLRKYMQPADMRAAG
- a CDS encoding trimethylamine methyltransferase family protein produces the protein MGTVSEAGEVPRRTRGARAQRREGGRVPGVPYIVRNIPTYDILGEESLERIERTADRILAEVGIEFRDDPAALGHWKRAGAKVGGVRVTFEPGMLKEIVRSAPRQFTQHARNPVRSVEIGGRNVVFSPAYGSPFVTDLDRGRRYGTIEDFRNLVKLAQSSPWLHHSGGTICEPVDVPVNKRHLDMVYSHIKYSDRAFMGSITAEERAEDSIEMARILFGADFVDRNCVILGNVNVNSPLVWDGTMTKSLRAYARANQAAVIVPFILGGAMGPVTNAGAIAQSYAETLAGCALTQLERKGAPVIFGNFLSSMSLRSGSPTFGTPEPAIGSMVVGQLARRLGLPLRCAGNFSNSKRPDAQAMQEGVMSMLSAVHCGANFILHSAGFVDGLLAMSYEKFVMDTDFCGALHSYLAGVVVDDNTLAMDAFLEVGPGNHFLGCEHTMRNYQTAFWDSALSDNEPFEKWVEQGETDMALRANRYWKKALAEYEAPPLDVAIDEALRDYVARRKSTMPDAWY